A stretch of Bradyrhizobium sp. CCBAU 53338 DNA encodes these proteins:
- a CDS encoding TfoX/Sxy family protein, with protein sequence MDREFLIDLFADFGPVAIRKMFSGYGISADGINFALALRAGLFFRADEVTIPDFEAEGSKPFQYSTRAKTVLVNSYWELPARLFDDSEELAQWARAALAAAQRAKVKKRPKEKKAATKKVAKPGKMPKKATKKAVRKRAKRKA encoded by the coding sequence ATGGACCGCGAATTCCTGATCGACCTGTTCGCCGATTTCGGCCCCGTCGCCATCCGAAAGATGTTCTCCGGCTACGGCATCTCCGCCGACGGCATCAATTTCGCGCTCGCCTTGCGCGCCGGCCTGTTCTTCCGCGCCGACGAGGTGACGATTCCGGACTTCGAGGCCGAAGGCTCAAAGCCGTTCCAGTACTCGACCCGCGCCAAGACAGTGCTGGTCAATTCCTACTGGGAACTGCCTGCGCGCCTGTTTGATGATTCCGAGGAACTGGCGCAATGGGCGAGGGCGGCGCTCGCTGCCGCCCAGCGCGCCAAGGTGAAGAAGCGGCCGAAGGAGAAGAAGGCGGCAACGAAGAAGGTCGCCAAGCCCGGGAAGATGCCGAAAAAGGCGACCAAAAAGGCGGTGAGAAAGCGCGCCAAGCGGAAGGCTTGA
- the sufB gene encoding Fe-S cluster assembly protein SufB: MPAVQETVDRVKRIDVDQYRYGFETLIDSEKAPKGLSEEIVKFISEKKNEPAWMLQWRLEAYRRWLSMTEPTWARVDYPKIDFQDLYYYAAPKPKKTVTSLDEIDPEILKTYEKLGIPLREVAMLEGVEPKPGEEDPARRKIAVDAVFDSVSVATTFKAELKKAGVIFMPISEAIREHPELVQKYLGSVVPTSDNFYATLNSAVFSDGSFVYVPPGVRCPMELSTYFRINERNTGQFERTLIIADKGSYVSYLEGCTAPQRDENQLHAAVVELVALDDAEIKYSTVQNWYPGNSEGKGGIYNFVTKRGDCRGDNSKISWTQVETGSAITWKYPSCILRGDNSRGEFYSIAISNGFQQVDSGTKMIHLGKNTSSRIISKGIAAGRSQNTYRGLVTAHRKATGARNFTACDSLLIGDKCGAHTVPYIEAKNSSATFEHEATTSKISEDVLFYCIQRGLSQEEAVGLVVNGFVKDVLQQLPMEFAVEAQKLISISLEGSVG, encoded by the coding sequence ATGCCAGCCGTTCAAGAGACGGTCGATCGCGTCAAGCGCATCGACGTCGACCAGTATCGTTATGGGTTTGAAACCCTGATCGACTCCGAGAAGGCCCCGAAGGGTCTGTCGGAAGAGATCGTAAAGTTCATCTCCGAGAAGAAGAATGAACCCGCCTGGATGCTCCAGTGGCGGCTTGAGGCCTATCGGCGCTGGCTGAGCATGACCGAGCCGACCTGGGCACGCGTCGACTATCCCAAGATCGACTTCCAGGACCTCTATTATTACGCGGCGCCGAAGCCGAAGAAGACGGTCACCTCGCTCGACGAGATCGATCCGGAGATCCTGAAGACCTACGAGAAGCTCGGCATTCCCCTGCGGGAAGTTGCCATGCTCGAGGGCGTCGAGCCGAAGCCCGGCGAGGAAGATCCCGCGCGCCGCAAGATCGCGGTCGATGCGGTCTTTGATTCGGTTTCGGTCGCGACCACCTTCAAGGCCGAGCTGAAGAAGGCCGGCGTGATCTTCATGCCGATCTCGGAAGCCATCCGCGAGCATCCTGAGCTGGTGCAGAAATATCTCGGCTCGGTGGTTCCGACCTCCGACAATTTCTACGCGACGCTGAACTCCGCGGTGTTCTCCGACGGCTCGTTCGTCTACGTGCCGCCCGGCGTGCGCTGCCCGATGGAACTGTCGACCTATTTCCGCATCAACGAGCGGAACACCGGTCAATTCGAGCGCACGCTGATCATCGCCGACAAGGGCTCCTACGTGTCCTATCTCGAAGGCTGCACGGCGCCGCAGCGCGACGAAAACCAGCTGCATGCGGCCGTGGTCGAACTCGTTGCGCTCGACGACGCCGAGATCAAGTACTCGACGGTGCAGAACTGGTACCCCGGCAATTCGGAAGGCAAGGGCGGCATCTACAATTTCGTCACCAAACGTGGCGACTGCCGCGGCGACAATTCCAAGATCTCGTGGACCCAGGTCGAAACAGGTTCGGCGATCACCTGGAAGTATCCGAGCTGCATCCTGCGTGGCGACAACTCGCGCGGCGAGTTCTACTCGATCGCGATCTCGAACGGCTTCCAGCAGGTCGATTCGGGCACCAAGATGATCCATCTCGGCAAGAACACGTCGAGCCGGATCATCTCCAAGGGCATCGCCGCCGGCAGGTCGCAGAACACCTATCGCGGCCTCGTCACCGCGCATCGGAAAGCGACCGGCGCCCGCAACTTCACCGCCTGCGATTCCTTGTTGATCGGCGACAAATGCGGCGCGCACACCGTGCCGTACATCGAGGCGAAGAACTCGTCGGCGACGTTCGAGCACGAAGCGACGACGTCAAAGATTTCCGAGGACGTGCTGTTCTACTGCATCCAGCGCGGTCTTTCGCAGGAAGAGGCCGTCGGCCTCGTCGTCAACGGCTTCGTCAAGGACGTGCTGCAGCAACTGCCGATGGAATTCGCGGTGGAAGCGCAGAAGCTGATCTCGATCTCGCTTGAAGGGTCGGTCGGTTAA
- a CDS encoding cysteine desulfurase family protein, protein MPERVYLDWNATTPLRVEARAAMLAAYELIGNPSSVHAEGREARRLVEDARAELATAVGALARNVVFTSAGTEANALALSPGLRGRSGEPVRRLLISAIEHASVLAGGRFPAENINQIRVTRSGVVDLDHLRELLTGGPPALVSIMAANNETGALQPVAEAAGIVHAAGGILHVDAIQALGKIAFNINAMGADLATFSAHKIGGPKGVGALVMTEGVAALDPVLRGGGQELGRRAGTENVAGIAGFGAAVKAALQALPEDAVRMTSLRDRLGNGLQGIAGATVFSDDVRRLPNTVLFTAPGLKAETAVIGFDLEGIAVSSGSACSSGKVQPSHVLSAMGYDATVAQGAVRLSLGWSTEPEDINRALEAWRKLGNTLLRG, encoded by the coding sequence ATGCCGGAGCGTGTCTATCTCGACTGGAATGCGACCACACCGCTGCGCGTCGAAGCCCGCGCAGCGATGCTGGCCGCGTACGAACTGATCGGCAATCCGTCTTCGGTCCATGCCGAGGGACGAGAGGCGCGTCGGCTGGTCGAGGACGCACGCGCCGAGCTGGCGACGGCCGTCGGCGCGCTGGCGCGGAACGTGGTCTTCACCTCCGCTGGAACCGAGGCCAATGCGCTGGCGCTGTCGCCGGGCTTGCGCGGCCGATCGGGCGAGCCGGTGCGGCGGCTCCTGATCTCGGCGATCGAACATGCCTCCGTCTTGGCAGGCGGCCGCTTCCCGGCCGAGAACATCAACCAGATCCGGGTCACCCGTTCCGGCGTGGTCGATCTCGACCACTTGCGGGAGCTGCTGACCGGTGGTCCGCCGGCACTGGTCTCGATCATGGCGGCGAACAACGAGACGGGCGCCCTCCAGCCTGTCGCGGAGGCGGCAGGGATCGTCCATGCGGCCGGCGGTATCCTGCATGTCGATGCGATCCAGGCACTCGGCAAAATTGCGTTCAATATTAACGCGATGGGCGCAGACCTTGCGACCTTCTCTGCGCACAAGATCGGCGGTCCCAAAGGGGTTGGCGCGCTGGTCATGACCGAAGGGGTGGCCGCACTCGACCCGGTGCTGAGGGGCGGTGGACAGGAGCTCGGCCGGCGGGCGGGAACCGAGAATGTTGCCGGGATCGCCGGTTTCGGCGCCGCGGTGAAAGCTGCGCTTCAGGCTCTGCCTGAGGATGCGGTGCGAATGACAAGCCTCAGAGATCGCTTGGGAAATGGTCTTCAGGGAATCGCCGGGGCGACTGTCTTCTCAGATGATGTGAGGAGGTTACCAAATACCGTTTTGTTCACCGCGCCGGGGCTGAAGGCCGAAACCGCCGTGATCGGATTCGACCTCGAAGGCATTGCCGTGTCCTCCGGCTCCGCCTGCTCCTCGGGCAAAGTACAGCCGTCCCACGTGCTCTCGGCGATGGGGTACGATGCCACCGTAGCCCAGGGAGCGGTGCGCCTCAGTCTGGGCTGGTCCACGGAACCCGAGGACATCAACAGGGCGTTAGAGGCTTGGCGAAAGCTCGGTAATACCCTACTTAGAGGCTAA
- a CDS encoding cysteine desulfurase translates to MSTHPAVRNGAYDVERVRQDFPALAMQVYGKPLVYLDNAASAQKPSAVLDRMTQAYTSEYANVHRGLHYLANAATEAYEGGRTKVAQFINAPRTEEVIFTRNATEAINLVASSWGGPNIGEGDEIVISIMEHHSNIVPWHFLRERQGAVIKWAPVDDEGNFLIEEFEKLLTSKTKLVAITQMSNALGTIVPVKDVVKIAHTRGIPVLVDGSQGAVHLPVDVQDIGCDFYVFTGHKVYGPTGIGVLWAKYDHLVAMRPFNGGGEMIREVSRETVTYGDPPHKFEAGTPAIVEAVGLGAAIDYVNSIGKERIAAHEHDLTAYAQERLREINSLRLIGTARGKGPVISFELKGAHAHDVATVIDRQGIAVRAGTHCVMPLLERFNVTATCRASFGMYNTREEVDHLAQALLKARDLFA, encoded by the coding sequence ATGAGCACGCATCCCGCGGTCAGGAACGGCGCCTATGACGTCGAACGCGTGCGCCAGGACTTTCCTGCGCTTGCCATGCAGGTCTACGGAAAGCCGCTGGTCTATCTCGACAACGCGGCCTCGGCGCAGAAGCCCAGCGCCGTGCTCGACCGCATGACGCAGGCCTATACGAGCGAATACGCCAACGTCCATCGCGGCCTGCACTATCTCGCCAACGCTGCGACGGAGGCCTATGAGGGCGGTCGCACCAAGGTCGCGCAGTTCATCAATGCGCCGCGCACCGAAGAGGTGATCTTCACCCGCAACGCGACGGAGGCGATCAATCTGGTCGCATCGTCCTGGGGCGGGCCGAACATCGGTGAAGGCGACGAGATCGTCATCTCGATCATGGAGCACCACTCCAATATCGTTCCCTGGCATTTCCTGAGGGAGCGCCAGGGCGCCGTGATCAAGTGGGCGCCCGTCGACGACGAGGGCAATTTCCTCATCGAGGAGTTCGAGAAGCTGCTGACGTCGAAGACCAAGCTGGTCGCGATCACGCAGATGTCGAATGCGCTCGGCACCATCGTGCCGGTCAAGGACGTCGTGAAGATCGCCCATACCCGCGGCATTCCCGTGCTGGTCGACGGCAGCCAGGGCGCCGTGCATCTGCCCGTCGACGTCCAGGACATCGGCTGCGACTTCTACGTCTTCACCGGCCACAAGGTGTACGGCCCGACCGGCATCGGCGTGCTCTGGGCCAAGTACGACCACCTCGTCGCGATGCGCCCCTTCAACGGCGGCGGCGAGATGATCCGCGAGGTCTCGCGCGAGACCGTCACCTATGGCGATCCCCCGCACAAATTCGAGGCGGGCACACCGGCGATCGTCGAAGCCGTCGGCCTTGGCGCCGCCATCGACTACGTCAACTCGATCGGCAAGGAGCGCATCGCCGCGCACGAGCACGATCTCACCGCCTACGCCCAGGAGCGCTTGCGCGAAATCAACTCGCTGCGGCTGATCGGCACGGCGCGGGGCAAGGGCCCGGTGATCTCCTTCGAGCTCAAGGGCGCGCATGCCCACGACGTCGCCACCGTGATCGACCGCCAGGGCATCGCGGTGCGCGCCGGCACCCATTGCGTGATGCCGCTTTTAGAGCGGTTCAACGTCACGGCCACCTGCCGTGCCTCGTTCGGCATGTATAATACGCGGGAAGAAGTCGATCATCTGGCACAGGCGCTGCTCAAGGCGCGGGATTTGTTCGCATGA
- the sufD gene encoding Fe-S cluster assembly protein SufD has translation MNVAVAKTGNGRAVSDLFASAEGRLPGSPDVLATRREAFETYERLGLPHRRIEEWKYTDLRALVGEVLPLAAAPDAAALKRAADAVKAHAIEGARKLVLVDGVFAADLSDVKALAVEAGFKTLREALEKDAGLLETASTDAVIALNAAMATDGVVLGIADGAQLSAPIQILHIATAASASSFTRSQVAIGKGARATIVESFVAAGAEAYQVNDAVIVTVGDDADVAHIRLMDDAPDAVNISSHFVTIGANVKFNFFNMTTGAAVSRLQGFITLAGEGSELSANGVNLLQKTEHGDTTLVVDHAVPNCVSREVFRAVIDDRAHSVFQGRIIVRPDAQKTDGKMMTRALLLSDEAEADNKPELEIFADDVSCGHGATAGALDDSLLFYLKARGLPEKLAQALLIQAFVGEAIEQIADDGLRDHVIGIAERWLERRS, from the coding sequence ATGAACGTTGCTGTGGCAAAGACCGGGAACGGCCGCGCGGTGAGCGATCTCTTCGCCAGCGCCGAAGGCCGCCTGCCGGGTTCGCCTGATGTGCTCGCGACGCGCCGCGAGGCGTTCGAGACCTATGAGCGTCTCGGCCTGCCGCACCGCCGGATCGAGGAATGGAAATACACCGATTTGCGCGCGCTGGTCGGCGAGGTGCTTCCGCTGGCAGCTGCGCCCGATGCCGCCGCGCTGAAGCGCGCCGCGGACGCCGTGAAGGCGCACGCGATCGAAGGCGCCCGCAAGCTGGTGCTGGTCGACGGCGTGTTCGCGGCTGATCTGTCCGACGTCAAGGCACTCGCCGTTGAAGCAGGCTTCAAGACGCTGCGTGAGGCGCTCGAGAAGGATGCTGGCCTGCTCGAGACCGCGTCCACCGATGCGGTGATTGCGCTCAACGCGGCGATGGCGACCGACGGCGTTGTGCTTGGTATTGCCGACGGTGCGCAGCTGTCTGCGCCGATCCAGATCCTCCACATCGCGACTGCGGCTTCCGCGTCCAGCTTCACCCGCTCGCAGGTCGCGATCGGGAAGGGCGCTCGCGCCACCATCGTCGAGAGCTTCGTCGCGGCCGGCGCCGAGGCCTATCAGGTCAATGACGCCGTAATTGTCACGGTCGGCGACGATGCCGATGTCGCGCATATCCGCCTGATGGACGATGCGCCTGACGCGGTGAACATCTCGTCGCATTTCGTGACCATTGGCGCCAATGTGAAGTTCAACTTCTTCAACATGACGACCGGCGCGGCCGTCAGCCGCCTCCAGGGTTTCATCACGCTGGCGGGCGAGGGCAGCGAGCTCTCGGCCAACGGCGTCAACCTCCTGCAGAAGACCGAGCATGGCGACACCACGCTGGTGGTCGACCACGCCGTGCCGAACTGCGTCAGCCGCGAAGTCTTCCGCGCGGTGATTGACGATCGCGCGCACTCGGTGTTCCAGGGCCGTATCATCGTCCGCCCCGACGCGCAGAAAACCGACGGCAAGATGATGACCCGTGCGCTGTTGCTCTCGGACGAAGCCGAGGCCGACAACAAACCCGAGCTCGAGATCTTTGCCGACGACGTCTCTTGCGGCCACGGCGCCACTGCCGGCGCGCTCGACGACAGCCTGCTGTTCTACCTGAAGGCCCGCGGACTGCCGGAGAAGCTGGCCCAGGCGCTGCTGATCCAGGCGTTCGTCGGTGAAGCGATCGAGCAGATCGCCGACGATGGCCTCCGCGATCACGTGATTGGCATTGCCGAGCGCTGGCTGGAGCGGCGGTCATGA
- a CDS encoding DEAD/DEAH box helicase, translating into MSFSNLGLSEKVLAAVAATGYTNPTPIQEQAIPHVLARKDVLGIAQTGTGKTAAFVLPMLTILEKGRARARMPRTLILEPTRELAAQVKENFDRYGAGQKLNVALLIGGVSFGDQDAKLTRGVDVLIATPGRLLDHTERGGLLLTGVELLVIDEADRMLDMGFIPDIERICKLVPFTRQTLFFTATMPPEIRRITEAFLHNPQKVEVSKPATTAVTVTQSQVPAGREAHEKRELLRRLLREAKDLKNAIIFCNRKREVAIVHKSLQKHGFSVGALHGDMDQPARMAALEQFRKGELPLLVASDVAARGLDIPEVSHVFNFDVPHHPDDYVHRVGRTGRAGRTGTAISIVTPLDQKSMVAIEKLIGQSIPRAEGDYEVHADGGEQGDRPRESRGRDRDRSRGGRGKPQRGRDRERSHEPREARHAADAAPSSDAKPAAEARPAREARPAREARPPREARQGSEARHGSRPQANNSHVPSIGRPEPRRQREIDTEPGDHSHLPAFLLRPVRSPAGA; encoded by the coding sequence ATGTCCTTTTCCAATCTCGGACTGTCCGAAAAAGTCCTCGCCGCAGTGGCGGCCACCGGTTACACCAACCCCACCCCCATTCAGGAACAGGCGATCCCCCACGTCCTCGCACGCAAGGACGTGCTCGGCATCGCCCAGACCGGCACCGGCAAGACCGCAGCCTTCGTGCTGCCGATGCTCACCATCCTCGAAAAGGGTCGTGCCCGGGCGCGCATGCCGCGCACCCTTATCCTGGAGCCGACCCGCGAACTCGCGGCGCAGGTGAAGGAAAACTTCGACCGCTACGGCGCCGGCCAGAAACTCAACGTCGCCCTCCTGATCGGCGGCGTCTCCTTCGGCGACCAGGATGCCAAGCTGACGCGCGGCGTCGACGTGCTGATCGCCACGCCGGGCCGACTGCTCGACCATACCGAGCGCGGCGGCCTGCTGCTCACCGGTGTCGAACTGCTCGTCATCGACGAAGCCGACCGCATGCTGGACATGGGCTTCATTCCCGACATCGAGCGCATCTGCAAGCTCGTCCCCTTCACGCGGCAGACCCTCTTCTTCACCGCGACCATGCCGCCGGAAATCCGGCGCATCACCGAGGCTTTCCTGCACAATCCGCAGAAGGTCGAAGTCTCCAAGCCCGCCACCACCGCCGTCACCGTCACGCAGTCGCAGGTACCCGCCGGACGCGAGGCGCACGAGAAGCGCGAGCTGCTGCGCCGGCTGCTGCGCGAGGCCAAGGACCTCAAGAACGCGATCATCTTCTGCAATCGCAAGCGCGAGGTCGCGATCGTTCACAAGTCACTTCAGAAGCACGGTTTCAGCGTCGGCGCACTGCATGGCGACATGGACCAGCCGGCGCGCATGGCAGCGCTGGAGCAATTCCGCAAGGGCGAGCTGCCGCTGCTGGTCGCCTCCGACGTCGCCGCCCGCGGCCTCGACATTCCCGAGGTCAGCCACGTCTTCAATTTCGACGTCCCCCACCATCCCGACGACTACGTCCATCGCGTTGGCCGTACCGGTCGCGCGGGCCGCACCGGCACTGCGATCTCGATCGTGACGCCGCTCGACCAGAAATCGATGGTCGCCATCGAAAAGCTGATTGGCCAGAGCATTCCCCGCGCCGAAGGCGATTACGAAGTGCATGCTGACGGCGGCGAGCAGGGTGATCGCCCGCGCGAATCGCGCGGCCGCGATCGCGATCGTTCCCGCGGCGGTCGCGGCAAGCCGCAGCGCGGTCGCGACCGTGAGCGCAGCCACGAGCCGCGCGAGGCGCGACACGCCGCCGATGCAGCGCCTTCGTCGGATGCAAAGCCGGCTGCCGAAGCACGGCCTGCCCGGGAAGCGCGCCCGGCCCGCGAGGCAAGGCCTCCACGCGAAGCCCGGCAGGGGTCGGAGGCGCGTCACGGCTCTCGTCCGCAGGCCAATAATTCGCACGTGCCGTCGATAGGCCGCCCCGAGCCGCGCCGCCAGCGGGAGATCGACACCGAGCCCGGAGATCACTCGCACCTCCCGGCATTCCTTCTCCGGCCGGTCCGCTCCCCCGCCGGCGCCTGA
- a CDS encoding SUF system Fe-S cluster assembly protein, translating to MSDTAEIKANPMETLSALPPEETERLTREIIAGLKTVFDPEIPADIYELGLIYKVEIKDDRSVDVQMTLTTPNCPAAGELPTMVENAVASVPGVGVVDVKVVWEPAWTPERMSDEARLVLNMW from the coding sequence ATGAGTGACACGGCCGAAATCAAAGCCAATCCGATGGAGACCCTCTCGGCGCTGCCGCCGGAGGAGACCGAGCGTCTGACCCGTGAGATCATCGCCGGGCTCAAGACCGTGTTCGACCCCGAAATTCCCGCCGACATCTACGAGCTTGGCCTGATCTACAAGGTCGAGATCAAGGACGACCGTTCGGTCGACGTGCAGATGACGCTGACGACGCCCAATTGCCCGGCCGCCGGCGAACTCCCGACCATGGTCGAGAACGCGGTCGCCAGCGTCCCCGGCGTCGGCGTGGTCGACGTCAAGGTCGTCTGGGAGCCGGCCTGGACGCCGGAACGCATGAGCGACGAGGCGCGCCTCGTCCTCAACATGTGGTGA
- a CDS encoding iron-sulfur cluster assembly accessory protein, with translation MTQISSGSTPASTPKPRRPRPQVMRLTDAAAQRITELTQRADSEIVGLRVGVKNGGCAGQSYTVEYAHEIRPTDEVVEDKGVKILVDPKAVLFLLGTEMDYKADKMQAQFVFNNPNQISACGCGESVELRPAKIDG, from the coding sequence ATGACCCAGATCTCGTCAGGCTCGACACCGGCATCCACTCCAAAACCGCGGCGCCCGCGCCCGCAGGTGATGCGGCTGACGGACGCCGCTGCCCAGCGCATCACCGAGCTGACCCAGCGTGCCGATTCCGAGATCGTGGGCCTGCGCGTCGGCGTGAAGAACGGCGGCTGCGCCGGGCAGTCCTACACGGTCGAATACGCCCACGAGATCCGCCCGACCGACGAGGTCGTCGAGGACAAGGGCGTCAAGATCCTGGTCGATCCCAAGGCCGTGTTGTTCCTGCTCGGCACCGAGATGGACTACAAGGCCGACAAGATGCAGGCCCAGTTCGTCTTCAACAATCCCAATCAGATCTCCGCCTGCGGTTGCGGCGAGTCGGTCGAGCTGCGTCCGGCCAAGATCGACGGATAA
- a CDS encoding GGDEF domain-containing protein: MVKVLDEHERTMAFAEVALGQIRSLKQTAIPRNYEIWYVYATGYNAPLNKIINETLARNGKLSEADLEQIYDTYLSHIKTTDRIDKVGSRVIGEIDDVMRVLSDALGMTGTYDASLSGATEQLSSAKSRDQLKTIVETLLRSTSEMRETNKALEDRLSLSKNEISNLQQSLEAIRAESLTDPLTGLGNRKYFDRMIGTAVQSALASGEPLSLLLFDIDHFKSFNDSYGHLTGDQVLRLVGLSLKQTIKGQDITARYGGEEFAVVLPNTALRQALTVADHIRRAVMAKELKKKSTGEILGRVTISVGVSMLKQGDDTDALIERADACLYAAKRNGRNRVICEVDPEYTVETHNRVA; this comes from the coding sequence GTGGTCAAGGTTCTCGACGAACACGAACGCACGATGGCGTTCGCCGAGGTGGCGCTCGGTCAGATCCGATCGCTGAAGCAGACCGCGATTCCCCGCAATTACGAGATCTGGTACGTTTACGCGACCGGCTACAACGCCCCGCTCAACAAGATCATCAACGAGACGCTCGCACGCAACGGCAAGTTGAGCGAAGCCGATCTCGAGCAGATCTATGATACCTACCTCTCCCACATCAAAACGACCGACCGCATCGACAAGGTCGGCTCCCGCGTCATCGGCGAAATCGACGACGTGATGAGGGTCCTGAGCGACGCGCTCGGCATGACCGGTACCTATGACGCCAGCCTGTCGGGCGCGACCGAACAATTGTCCTCGGCCAAGAGCCGCGATCAGCTCAAGACGATCGTCGAAACGCTGCTGCGCTCGACCAGCGAAATGCGCGAGACAAACAAGGCGCTGGAAGACCGGCTATCGCTGTCGAAGAACGAGATCAGCAATCTCCAGCAGAGCCTGGAGGCGATCCGCGCCGAGAGCCTGACCGATCCGCTGACCGGCCTCGGCAACCGCAAATATTTCGATCGCATGATCGGCACGGCGGTGCAGAGCGCGCTTGCGAGCGGCGAGCCGCTGTCGCTGCTGCTGTTCGACATCGACCATTTCAAATCGTTCAACGATTCCTACGGACATCTCACCGGCGACCAGGTGCTCCGGCTCGTCGGGCTGTCGCTGAAGCAGACCATCAAGGGCCAGGACATCACCGCGCGCTATGGCGGCGAGGAGTTCGCTGTGGTGCTGCCCAACACCGCGCTGCGCCAGGCCCTCACCGTCGCCGACCATATCCGCCGCGCGGTGATGGCGAAGGAATTGAAGAAAAAATCGACCGGCGAGATCCTCGGCCGCGTCACCATTTCCGTCGGCGTCTCCATGCTGAAGCAGGGCGACGACACCGACGCGCTGATCGAGCGCGCCGACGCCTGCCTCTACGCCGCCAAGCGCAACGGTCGCAACCGCGTGATCTGCGAGGTCGATCCGGAATACACGGTCGAGACGCACAACCGCGTGGCGTGA
- a CDS encoding helix-turn-helix domain-containing protein — protein MSARLRNLVAHGIMDAVPAAEGGPYQEYELTEKGRGLFLVLAALRQWGEDFFFAPDETHVLLVDKKSALPVRRLELRAQDGRILGPSDTVIRQPPNTPEMKTANGRPQPAKRRASASRAQK, from the coding sequence CTGTCGGCCCGGCTGCGCAATCTCGTCGCTCACGGCATCATGGACGCCGTACCCGCGGCAGAAGGAGGCCCCTATCAGGAGTATGAGTTGACCGAGAAAGGACGCGGGTTGTTTCTGGTTCTTGCAGCGCTCAGGCAGTGGGGTGAGGACTTCTTCTTCGCACCCGATGAGACTCACGTGCTGCTGGTGGACAAGAAATCCGCTCTTCCCGTACGCCGGCTGGAATTGCGCGCGCAGGACGGACGCATTCTCGGTCCCAGCGACACCGTCATACGACAACCGCCGAACACCCCGGAGATGAAAACGGCAAACGGACGGCCCCAACCTGCAAAGCGCCGGGCCTCGGCCTCCCGCGCGCAAAAGTAG
- the sufC gene encoding Fe-S cluster assembly ATPase SufC produces the protein MALLEVKDLKVRVEEREILHGLTLTVNEGEVHAIMGPNGSGKSTLSHVIAGKPGYEVTDGQILFKGEDLLEMSPDERAAKGVFLAFQYPVEIPGVATMTFLRTALNAQRKARGESEYSTPDFLKKVREVSKSLNIPQDMLKRGVNVGFSGGEKKRNEVLQMALFEPSLCILDEMDSGLDIDALRIAADGVNALRSPGRAMVVITHYQRLLNYIVPDVVHVMSKGRVVKSGGKELALELEASGYAQFEDAA, from the coding sequence ATGGCTTTGCTTGAAGTGAAAGACCTCAAGGTTCGTGTCGAGGAGCGTGAGATCCTCCACGGGCTGACGCTGACCGTGAACGAGGGCGAGGTGCACGCGATCATGGGGCCGAACGGCTCCGGCAAATCGACGCTCTCGCACGTCATCGCCGGCAAGCCCGGCTATGAGGTCACCGACGGCCAGATCCTGTTCAAGGGAGAGGACCTGCTGGAAATGTCGCCGGACGAGCGCGCCGCCAAGGGCGTGTTCCTGGCGTTCCAGTATCCGGTCGAGATCCCCGGCGTCGCCACCATGACCTTCCTGCGCACAGCGCTGAACGCGCAGCGCAAGGCCCGCGGCGAGAGCGAATATTCGACACCCGATTTCCTCAAGAAGGTCCGCGAGGTCTCGAAGTCGCTGAACATCCCGCAGGACATGCTCAAGCGCGGCGTCAATGTCGGCTTCTCCGGCGGCGAGAAGAAGCGCAACGAGGTGCTGCAGATGGCGCTGTTCGAGCCCAGCCTGTGCATCCTCGACGAGATGGATTCCGGCCTGGACATCGACGCGCTGCGCATCGCGGCAGACGGCGTCAACGCGCTGCGCTCGCCGGGGCGCGCGATGGTCGTGATCACCCATTATCAGCGGCTGCTGAACTACATCGTGCCCGACGTGGTGCACGTGATGTCGAAGGGCCGCGTCGTGAAGAGCGGCGGCAAGGAACTGGCGCTGGAGCTGGAAGCGTCCGGCTACGCCCAGTTCGAGGATGCCGCGTAA